From the genome of Clavelina lepadiformis chromosome 2, kaClaLepa1.1, whole genome shotgun sequence:
GATGTGGCGAAGgagttgtttaatttttgccaTACTTGTGCTATAGTAGCCTGTCTGTAAGGTTCTCTACCGCCATAAATTTGAGCAACCAGTTACGCAGCTCGTATAAGGATAGACTTTCCGTAAAGACTTAACTGTGGAAAAAGCTGCAACAACAGTAGGTAGGCCTATTACCGGCCAAGCTGTATACCGGCAGTATGCGTCCAAGTTCGATGTTAGTTTAGATTGTTCACAGAAAAATCTTTATCTATTCATTATGATTGCGTCTAATTTCCAGCACTGTATTTGTTGTAATTGACACCTGCCGTCTGCCGACTGCTCTTATACGGCTTCGAGATATATTGACACAAgaatttaatgtaaattaaattgaaatctTGCGTTTGCCTCCGCAAATAAAACACCATGTATGTTGTAgttgattaatttttgtttacaattGCTGGTAAGTTTCAAATACTCGTCATAAATGTGTGTGAAGCGTCGCGTTTGTCAGCTAATTCTGCCTTTGGTTTGCGGTAACGTCTTGCGATGTTCCTGTCTCGGCTACTTTGTGCGTTTACTTTGTTCGTTACACGGTCTGTGTAGTAACCAgctgattttattttaacgtTGTAAAGTTGCTTTGatctttgtttgttctttattttacaaatacgCAACTTtcgtttaataaaccaaacatttaTACGTCACAAAGTAACTCAGCGTATTAAACGTGATCTTGACAATCGATAATTGGACCAACTAAATAATATTGTCGATTACTCTTCCCATAATCTGAACAGAACTTATGGTTTGGTTAACCACATGGTTTTAGAAATTTAGagattcagattgcaaaataaGCGTCCAAGTTCGAAATTAGTTGAAAATATTCACTAGAATACCCATATCTATCCTTTATGATGATGTTTAAATTCCAGCactgtattttttaaatggaCACCTGCCATCTGCCGACTACTCTTATAAGACTTCGAGTTATATTGACACAAgaatttaatgtaaattaaattgaaatctTGCGTTTGCCTCCGCAAATAAAACACCATGTAAGCTGtagtttattaatttttgtttacaattGCTGGTAAGTTTCAAATACTCGtcataaatgtaattttaccCAGTTTTCTTGTTTAGCAACAAATATACAGCCAGGAAATAAAGCGATTAGTAACCACACGTTTCAGATAGAAatagtttcaaattttcacGTCACACTTTTTAACAAGTAACGTATTCTATACGCATGGAAATAAGTGTGCTAAAATTCCACACCACAAATCTGACGTATCTTGCTGTGATTGGTTGAGGAAATATGTTGAGCACGTGACTATTGCTATCTGTATTTCCTTCAAAAatctgtaaaacaataaaagtgaTATGAAAACTGATTGGAAATCCTACCAGATCTACTTtacataatgacgtcataatactcACCATATCATTTCCGTCATCATCCTGAATAAACTCCAAGTCATCAGCGAAATTCCCGAATGATATCTTGTATCTGGTCACCCAATGGTTGGCATCGGATCTTCCTTGAGTGACGACACCAGTCAGAGTTGTGGTAACTTTCATGTCAACCTGGATCCAGGCTCCTCGTTTGTCTGTGAAGACACGACATAATCAATTtccaagtttttgtttttaaattagaagttTTCCTCGAGATTTTCTTACGGTTTCGATTAGAAGCAATCCAATATCCAGATCCATCCAATCGTCCTCGATGAGCTGCATGAGACGACCACATAgacgatgacgtcatgtcaGCATCCTGAACTCTTCCACTTTTGATTCCAAGAGGACAAGCTTCAACTTCAACAAACAAAGAcgttaaatttattgtttgttatataATCTTATAAACTTAATGATATGGtatattcataaattttaaatctgAAAAACTCAATTCAACTTGTTGTTTACCTCTGCCGATATGGTCCATGACATTCCTTATTATATGTTCAACTCTTTCATACCGACCTTATaaagtaattaaaattaaaactttgttgaaccaacattgttgaaaaaaagaaaacgga
Proteins encoded in this window:
- the LOC143444975 gene encoding retinoschisin-like, whose protein sequence is MALFIRVQSFFIFLVFVTSVQGQGEQICLNLQREPLERPLPVTHQGPPGRRGPQGAIGPQGTRGNPGPPGQCVCDLSEVEQLRERLNDVSGRYERVEHIIRNVMDHIGRVEACPLGIKSGRVQDADMTSSSMWSSHAAHRGRLDGSGYWIASNRNHKRGAWIQVDMKVTTTLTGVVTQGRSDANHWVTRYKISFGNFADDLEFIQDDDGNDMIFEGNTDSNSHVLNIFPQPITARYVRFVVWNFSTLISMRIEYVTC